From a single Metopolophium dirhodum isolate CAU chromosome 6, ASM1992520v1, whole genome shotgun sequence genomic region:
- the LOC132946215 gene encoding protein kinase C and casein kinase substrate in neurons protein 1 isoform X1, whose translation MSHHSDDNMLIASSDSFWEPGNHKRTTKRIEDGYRLCNDLITLIQERSDIEKAYSKSLKGWSKKWNEIIEKGPEYGTTEAAWKGVLVEADRLCDLHIRVKDDLCNDIMQQVKTWQKDNYHKTVLHIKERKEMEESFKKAQKPWCKLLTKVNKTKNEYHIACKAEKSASNQERNASADSSLSMDQVKKMQDRVAKSKEEVQKAKEKYEMALQELNAYNPKYMEDMTVVFDRCQETEARRLQFFKDTLFTIHKCLNVSQDPVLPQIYEEFYHTINNADHEKDLRWWSNNHGVNMAMNWPLFEDYIEEFRDISKGKIKESIPAGTITLINQRSVGEDLHVNDLHTTHPKINSKKPTVALSRSNDSTDDHKQSTDKSNGTKSHPITNGASNSQTPDSNPFEEEEWDEEEGVGPDGALVDNGEPGVPVKALYDYEGAEADELSFKQGELFEKLEDEDEQGWCKGRKDGRVGLYPANYVESVS comes from the exons ATGTCACATCACAGTGATGACAATATGTTAATAGCAAGTAGTGATTCGTTTTGGGAACCTGGCAACCATAAACGCACCACTAAACGTATCGAAGATGGCTATCGGTTATGTAATGATCTTATTACCCTCATACAAGAACGATCAGATATCGAAAAAGCATATTCCAAGAGCTTGAAAGGGTGGTCCAAGAAATggaatgaaattattgaaaaaggTCCAGAATATGGAACGACAGAAGCAGCTTGGAAGGGTGTGCTTGTTGAAGCAGATAGACTATGTGATTTACACATAAGAGTGAAAGATGACTTGTGTAATGATATAATGCAACAAGTAAAAACATGGCAAAAAGACAATTATCATAAG ACTGTTTTACACATAAAAGAACGAAAAGAAATGGAAGAATCATTTAAAAAAGCTCAAAAACCTTGGTGCAAACTATTGACCAAggttaacaaaacaaaaaatgagtACCATATCGCATGTAAGGCAGAGAAATCAGCATCAAATCAAGAACGAAATGCATCTGCTGACAGTTCCTTATCTATGGATcaa gtaaaaaaaatgcaaGATCGTGTAGCCAAATCGAAAGAAGAAGTGCAGAAAGCCAAAGAAAAGTATGAAATGGCTCTACAAGAATTAAATGCATACAACCCAAAATATATGGAAGATATGACAGTTGTATTTGACCGATGCCAAGAAACAGAAGCTAGAAGATTACAGTTTTTTAAAGACACGCTGTTTACAATACACAAGTGCCTAAATGTTTCTCAAGACCCTGt attgcCCCAGATTTATGAAGAGTTTTATCATACCATCAATAATGCCGATCACGAGAAAGATTTACGGTGGTGGTCAAATAATCACGGTGTTAATATGGCAATGAATTGGCCCTTATTTGAG GATTATATAGAAGAGTTCCGGGATATATCCAAGGGAAAAATCAAAGAATCTATACCTGCTGgaacaataacattaatcaaTCAACGATCAGTCGGCGAAGATTTGCATGTAAAT GATTTGCATACAACTCATCCAAAGATAAATAGCAAAAAGCCAACTGTTGCGTTATCACGATCAAATGATAGTACAGACGACCATAAGCAATCAACAGACAAATCAAATGGAACAAAATCACATCCGATAAC gaatgGAGCGTCCAATAGCCAAACACCAGACTCAAACCCATTTGAGGAGGAGGAATGGGATGAGGAAGAAGGAGTTGGTCCCGATGGTGCGCTTGTGGACAACGGTGAGCCCGGTGTACCTGTAAAAGCACTCTATGATTATGAGGGTGCCGAAGCAGATGAGCTCAGTTTCAAAcaag gagagttatttgaaaaattagaaGATGAAGATGAACAAGGCTGGTGCAAGGGACGCAAGGATGGCCGAGTTGGATTATACCCAGCCAATTATGTAGAATCAGTATCATAA
- the LOC132946215 gene encoding protein kinase C and casein kinase substrate in neurons protein 1 isoform X2, with translation MSHHSDDNMLIASSDSFWEPGNHKRTTKRIEDGYRLCNDLITLIQERSDIEKAYSKSLKGWSKKWNEIIEKGPEYGTTEAAWKGVLVEADRLCDLHIRVKDDLCNDIMQQVKTWQKDNYHKTVLHIKERKEMEESFKKAQKPWCKLLTKVNKTKNEYHIACKAEKSASNQERNASADSSLSMDQVKKMQDRVAKSKEEVQKAKEKYEMALQELNAYNPKYMEDMTVVFDRCQETEARRLQFFKDTLFTIHKCLNVSQDPVLPQIYEEFYHTINNADHEKDLRWWSNNHGVNMAMNWPLFEDLHTTHPKINSKKPTVALSRSNDSTDDHKQSTDKSNGTKSHPITNGASNSQTPDSNPFEEEEWDEEEGVGPDGALVDNGEPGVPVKALYDYEGAEADELSFKQGELFEKLEDEDEQGWCKGRKDGRVGLYPANYVESVS, from the exons ATGTCACATCACAGTGATGACAATATGTTAATAGCAAGTAGTGATTCGTTTTGGGAACCTGGCAACCATAAACGCACCACTAAACGTATCGAAGATGGCTATCGGTTATGTAATGATCTTATTACCCTCATACAAGAACGATCAGATATCGAAAAAGCATATTCCAAGAGCTTGAAAGGGTGGTCCAAGAAATggaatgaaattattgaaaaaggTCCAGAATATGGAACGACAGAAGCAGCTTGGAAGGGTGTGCTTGTTGAAGCAGATAGACTATGTGATTTACACATAAGAGTGAAAGATGACTTGTGTAATGATATAATGCAACAAGTAAAAACATGGCAAAAAGACAATTATCATAAG ACTGTTTTACACATAAAAGAACGAAAAGAAATGGAAGAATCATTTAAAAAAGCTCAAAAACCTTGGTGCAAACTATTGACCAAggttaacaaaacaaaaaatgagtACCATATCGCATGTAAGGCAGAGAAATCAGCATCAAATCAAGAACGAAATGCATCTGCTGACAGTTCCTTATCTATGGATcaa gtaaaaaaaatgcaaGATCGTGTAGCCAAATCGAAAGAAGAAGTGCAGAAAGCCAAAGAAAAGTATGAAATGGCTCTACAAGAATTAAATGCATACAACCCAAAATATATGGAAGATATGACAGTTGTATTTGACCGATGCCAAGAAACAGAAGCTAGAAGATTACAGTTTTTTAAAGACACGCTGTTTACAATACACAAGTGCCTAAATGTTTCTCAAGACCCTGt attgcCCCAGATTTATGAAGAGTTTTATCATACCATCAATAATGCCGATCACGAGAAAGATTTACGGTGGTGGTCAAATAATCACGGTGTTAATATGGCAATGAATTGGCCCTTATTTGAG GATTTGCATACAACTCATCCAAAGATAAATAGCAAAAAGCCAACTGTTGCGTTATCACGATCAAATGATAGTACAGACGACCATAAGCAATCAACAGACAAATCAAATGGAACAAAATCACATCCGATAAC gaatgGAGCGTCCAATAGCCAAACACCAGACTCAAACCCATTTGAGGAGGAGGAATGGGATGAGGAAGAAGGAGTTGGTCCCGATGGTGCGCTTGTGGACAACGGTGAGCCCGGTGTACCTGTAAAAGCACTCTATGATTATGAGGGTGCCGAAGCAGATGAGCTCAGTTTCAAAcaag gagagttatttgaaaaattagaaGATGAAGATGAACAAGGCTGGTGCAAGGGACGCAAGGATGGCCGAGTTGGATTATACCCAGCCAATTATGTAGAATCAGTATCATAA